A single genomic interval of Rutidosis leptorrhynchoides isolate AG116_Rl617_1_P2 unplaced genomic scaffold, CSIRO_AGI_Rlap_v1 contig104, whole genome shotgun sequence harbors:
- the LOC139881011 gene encoding LOW QUALITY PROTEIN: ATP-dependent DNA helicase At3g02060, chloroplastic (The sequence of the model RefSeq protein was modified relative to this genomic sequence to represent the inferred CDS: substituted 1 base at 1 genomic stop codon), whose translation MSCLLHKPNISSPSFFFKLTSSPKLCTIFTFKFKHKPKASFPRIYAVYTQSPTRNKERAEGDKDPISALNERIRRQYGGKRDKPLKMDSKEADKYIQMVKEQQQRGLQKLKGERLKQQQQXQQQQQSSTSSSDGFVKGDAGVFSYKVDPYSLRSGDYVVHKKVGIGRFFGIKFDVPKGSSNPIEYVFIEYADGMAKLPVRQASKMLYRFSLPNENKKPRTLSKLSDTAAWERRKTKGKVAIQKMVVDLMELYLHRLKQRRPPYPKSPAISEFSAQFPYQPTPDQAQAFIDVERDLTERETPMDRLICGDVGFGKTEVALRAIFCVVSAGKQAMVLAPTIVLAKQHFDVISERFSKYSNISVGLMSRFQTKSEKEGHLEMIKHGNLDIIVGTHSLLGSRVVYNNLGLLVVDEEQRFGVKQKEKIASFKTSVDVLTLSATPIPRTLYLALTGFRDASLITTPPPERVPIKTHLSAYSKEKVVEAIKYELDRAGQVFYVLPRIKGLEEVMSFLEEIFPDIEIAIAHGQQYSKQLEETMEKFALGDIKILICTNIVESGLDIQNANTIIVQDVQQFGLAQLYQLRGRVGRADKEAHAYLLYPDKSLLTDQALERLAALEECCELGQGFQLAERDMGIRGFGTIFGEQQTGDVGNVGIDLFFEMLFESLSKVDEHRVVPVPYESVQIDLNIDTRLPSEYINHLENPMEIINQAEKAAKKDIWSLMQFAENLRRQYGKEPYSMEILLKKLYVQRMAADLGINRIYASGKMVCMMTNMTKRVFNLMTDLITSEPHRNSLAFEEGQIKAELLLQLPREQLLNWIFECLAQLHTSLPGLIKY comes from the exons ATGTCTTGTCTGTTACATAAACCCAACATTTCATCTCCTTCCTTCTTCTTCAAGCTCACCTCATCTCCAAAGCTATGCACAATCTTCACTTTCAAGTTCAAACACAAACCCAAAGCTTCATTTCCTCGTATCTATGCCGTCTACACTCAATCGCCGACCCGGAACAAGGAAAGAGCTGAAGGCGACAAAGACCCAATTTCCGCTCTCAACGAAAGGATTCGTCGTCAATACGGCGGAAAACGAGACAAACCTCTTAAAATGGATTCTAAAGAGGCAGACAAGTATATCCAAATGGTCAAAGAACAGCAACAGAGAGGTTTGCAGAAGCTCAAAGGAGAGAGactcaaacaacaacaacaataacaacaacaacaacagagtaGTACTAGTAGTAGTGATGGTTTTGTTAAAGGAGACGCTGGTGTTTTTAGTTATAAGGTTGATCCTTACAGTCTCCGTTCTGGGGATTATGTTGTGCACAAGAAAGTTGGCATTGGGAGATTTTTTGGGATTAAATTTGATGTCCCCAAAGGTTCTTCTAATCCGATTGAATATGTTTTCATTGAATATGCTGATGGTATGGCTAAGCTTCCCGTTCGACAGGCCTCTAAAATGCTATACAGATTCAGCCT CCCAAACGAAAACAAAAAGCCTCGAACATTGAGCAAATTGAGCGACACTGCTGCGTGGGAGAGGAGAAAGACAAAAGGGAAAGTAGCAATTCAGAAAATGGTCGTCGATTTAATGGAGCTTTATCTACATAGGCTGAAACAGAGAAGACCTCCTTACCCAAAAAGTCCTGCTATTTCTGAATTCTCTGCTCAATTTCCTTATCAGCCAACACCAGACCAAGCACAG GCTTTTATTGATGTTGAGAGGGATTTGACAGAGAGAGAAACTCCTATGGATCGGTTAATTTGTGGGGATGTTGGCTTTGGGAAAACAGAAGTTGCACTGCGTGCCATCTTTTGTGTAGTCTCAGCAGGAAAGCAAGCAATGGTTTTAGCACCGACCATTGTTTTAGCCAAGCAACATTTTGATGTCATATCCGAGCGCTTTTCCAAGTATTCAAATATCAGCGTTGGCCTTATGAGTAGGTTTCAG ACAAAATCAGAGAAAGAGGGGCACTTGGAAATGATAAAACATGGAAATTTGGACATCATTGTTGGGACTCACTCTCTTCTTGGAAGTCGTGTTGTCTATAATAACCTAGGCCTACTTGTGGTCGATGAGGAACAG CGGTTTGGCGTCAAACAGAAGGAAAAGATTGCTTCATTCAAAACTTCAGTTGATGTTCTTACCCTTTCAGCAACGCCAATTCCTCGAACACTCTATTTAGCATTGACTGGTTTTCGTGATGCTAG CTTAATTACAACTCCACCTCCTGAAAGAGTTCCTATAAAAACTCATCTTTCGGCATACAGTAAAGAAAAGGTGGTGGAAGCAATCAAATATGAGCTGGACAGAGCAGGGCAAGTTTTCTATGTCTTGCCTCGTATTAAAG GGCTCGAAGAAGTGATGAGTTTCCTCGAGGAGATATTTCCGGACATTGAAATAGCTATTGCACATGGGCAG CAATATTCAAAGCAGCTTGAAGAAACAATGGAGAAATTTGCACTGGGGGACATTAAAATTCTTATATGTACAAATATAGTAGAAAGCGGGCTTGATATTCAAAACGCAAACACCATTATTGTACAAGATGTTCAACAATTTGGCCTAGCGCAATTGTATCAG TTACGTGGAAGAGTGGGTCGGGCAGATAAGGAAGCTCATGCATATTTATTATACCCTGACAAGTCGTTACTAACTGATCAAGCACTG GAGAGGCTTGCTGCTCTTGAGGAATGCTGTGAACTTGGCCAAGGTTTCCAACTAGCAGAAAGAGACATGGGTATAAGAGGCTTTGGAACTATCTTCGGTGAGCAACAAACTGGAGATGTTGGGAATGTTGGCATTGATCTCTTCTTTGAAATGCTTTTTGAAAGCTTATCCAAG GTTGATGAACATAGAGTGGTTCCCGTTCCTTATGAGTCTGTACAG ATTGATTTAAATATAGACACTCGCCTCCCTTCTGAGTACATAAACCATTTAGAGAACCCAATGGAAATCATTAATCAAGCTGAGAAAGCTGCCAAGAAAGATATATGGAGTTTGATGCAATTTGCGGAGAATCTGCGCCGGCAATATGGGAAAGAACCATATTCTATGGAAATTCTTTTGAAAAAGCTTTATGTACAGAGGATGGCTGCTGATCTTGGAATCAACAGAATCTATGCTTCTGGAAAGATGGTTTGCATGATGACTAATATGACTAAAAGGGTCTTCAATTTGATGACAGATTTAATTACATCTGAGCCTCACCGGAATTCGTTGGCTTTTGAGGAAGGTCAAATAAAG GCTGAACTTCTTCTCCAACTGCCCCGAGAACAGCTACTGAATTGGATTTTCGAGTGCTTGGCTCAACTTCATACTTCACTTCCTGGTCTTATAAAATACTAA
- the LOC139881013 gene encoding LOW QUALITY PROTEIN: DNA cross-link repair protein SNM1 (The sequence of the model RefSeq protein was modified relative to this genomic sequence to represent the inferred CDS: inserted 1 base in 1 codon) has protein sequence MLDATKPNQNPNNDDGVHQLVHSDYNIYSDDDDDDDDIVYHSEKEEEEEEDDDDGFESKTEVEEESTISSFATEFYRCGSDCSSLLFKNEEKKKLKQANLFQIWGFNKTNSNLSSSPSSSSHSNSMPPPDKKQKLNNNKSRHFFGDSVSNSNPITKAAPFYKKIPGTPFTVDAFRYGRIQGYSVYFLTHFHADHYVGLNSRWSHGPIYCTPLTASLLKLRLSVSSSFIHTIEFNAQHVIKGVRVTFLEAYHCPGAALIHFILPDGQCFLHTGDFRASKKMQSYPLLLNHRVNVLYLDTTYCNPKYRFPSKEDVLSFVVRVTKNHLRNQPKTLIVVGSYSIGKECVYVAISKALGVKIYANASRRRTLQSFDWPDLSGNLCLNGNDSILHVLPMSSLRFETLKDYLKTYSNQFKAVLAFRPTGWTFSEAVGDDLGLIKPXSRGNITVYGVPYSEHSSFTELREFVQFVRPEKIIPTVNIGNAATRDKMQSYFRDWLRR, from the exons ATGTTGGACGCAACAAAaccaaatcaaaatcccaataatgATGATGGTGTTCATCAATTGGTTCACTCAGACTACAATATTTAtagcgacgacgacgacgacgacgacgatatCGTTTATCACtccgaaaaagaagaagaagaagaagaagacgacGACGATGGATTCGAAAGTAAAACTGAAGTAGAAGAAGAGAGCACTATTAGTAGTTTCGCGACCGAGTTCTATCGCTGTGGAAGTGACTGTTCATCTTTGTTGTTCAAAAATGAAGAAAAGAAGAAGCTCAAACAAGCCAATCTCTTCCAGATTTGGGGATTCAACAAAACCAATTCTAATCTTTCATCGTCGCCGTCGTCATCTTCACATTCAAACTCTATGCCTCCTCCTGACAAGAAACAGAAGCTGAATAACAACAAATCCCGCCATTTCTTTGGTGATTCAGTTTCGAATTCAAACCCCATCACCAAAGCTGCCCCCTTTTATAAGAAAATCCCTG GAACGCCATTTACTGTTGATGCATTCCGCTATGGTCGCATTCAAGGCTACTCTGTGTATTTCCTTACACACTTTCATGCTGATCATTATGTTGGCCTCAACAGTCGATGGTCTCATGGTCCTATCTATTGCACGCCTCTCACTGCTTCCCTCCTCAAACTGCGACTTTCAGTCAGTTCTTC GTTTATCCATACTATTGAATTCAATGCACAACATGTCATTAAAGGAGTAAGAGTGACTTTCCTTGAAGCTTATCATTGCCCTGGTGCTGCTTTGATTCACTTTATTCTTCCTGATGGACAATGCTTTCTCCATACGGGAGATTTTAGGGCTTCCAAGAAGATGCAGAGTTATCCACTTCTGCTGAATCACCGTGTCAATGTGCTTTACTTGGATACCACATATTGCAATCCCAAGTACAG GTTCCCTTCAAAGGAAGATGTACTCAGTTTTGTTGTAAGAGTTACTAAAAATCATCTCAGAAATCAACCCAAAACCCTCATTGTGGTTGGGTCATACAGCATCGGAAAAGAGTGTGTTTATGTTGCTATCTCGAAGGCATTAGGG GTTAAGATATATGCAAATGCTTCAAGGAGAAGGACTCTGCAGTCATTTGATTGGCCCGATCTTTCAGGGAATCTTTGTCTGAATGGAAATGACTCAATTCTTCACGTCTTGCCTATGTCATCCTTGCGTTTTGAG ACCCTCAAGGATTACTTGAAGACCTACTCAAATCAGTTTAAAGCAGTTTTGGCATTCCGGCCAACAG GCTGGACTTTCTCAGAGGCTGTAGGTGACGACCTCGGTCTAATCAAAC ATTCAAGAGGCAATATTACAGTTTATG GAGTCCCATACAGCGAGCACTCCAGCTTCACAGAACTGAGAGAGTTTGTTCAG TTTGTAAGGCCGGAGAAGATTATTCCAACAGTCAATATTGGGAATGCTGCCACCCGTGACAAGATGCAGTCATATTTCAGGGATTGGCTCAGAAGATGA
- the LOC139881009 gene encoding uncharacterized protein, which translates to MHRHVDSVKFPINTIARASSSDTCPPKAKPSSSSSSFLSSFKWDSQFVEQGIERVIYASRFLTLMAVVGSLLGSLLCFVKGCTYIVASFTQYFADRAKVIILLVEAIDTYLLGTVMLVFGMGLYELFVSNLDIAKEGVQYRSNLFGLFTLKERPRWLDVKTVSELKTKVGHVIVMLLLIGLFDKSKRASIQSAPDLLCFSASVLLSSGSLFLLSKLTE; encoded by the exons ATGCACAGACATGTAGATTCTGTCAAATTTCCGATCAACACCATAGCCAGAGCTTCTTCCTCCGACACGTGTCCTCCTAAAGCCAAACCttcctcttcttcttcctcttttctttCATCCTTTAAGTGGGACTCTCAATTCGTAGAGCAGGGCATAGAGAGG GTTATCTATGCAAGTCGGTTCTTGACGCTCATGGCAGTTGTGGGATCTTTGCTTGGATCTCTCCTCTGCTTTGTCAAG GGATGCACTTACATTGTGGCATCTTTCACGCAATATTTTGCGGATCGTGCCAAAGTGATCATCCTGCTTGTGGAGGCCATAG ATACTTATCTTTTGGGAACTGTTATGCTGGTTTTTGGAATGGGACTCTATGAGCTCTTTGTCAGCAATCTTGACATTGCAAAGGAAGGTGTTCAATACAGATCAAACCTCTTTGGCTTATTTACTCTAAAA GAAAGGCCAAGATGGTTAGATGTAAAAACTGTGAGTGAGCTCAAAACCAAGGTTGGACACGTCATCGTGATGCTTCTTCTTATTGGGTTGTTCGATAAGAGTAAGAGAGCTAGTATTCAGTCTGCTCCAGATTTGCTTTGCTTCTCAGCTTCTGTACTCCTTTCATCTGGTAGTCTCTTCTTGCTTTCAAAGTTGACCGAGTGA
- the LOC139881018 gene encoding syntaxin-22-like, translating to MSFQDVQGFGSSSSASVLKTKSSPSQEVAAGIFKINTAVSAFRRLVDAVGTAKDTPDHRQKLHNTRQRILQLVKETSAKLKALSESDHQSNVNPNKKVEDAKLARDFQATLQEFQNAQQLSSQRESTYSPVLPPQTIPESGGEQSEPTMEEEKKPLVMEQRLEILLLDNEISFNEAMIEEREHGIREIEQQIGEANEIFKDLAVLVHEQGVTIDDIHSNIDNSAAATSQAKVMLAKANKSTKIKSSWCWWGLAAVVIVVIIIVLAVVL from the exons ATGAGCTTTCAAGATGTGCAGGGTTTTGGGTCATCTTCTTCAGCTTCAGTGCTAAAGACAAAGAGCAGCCCTTCACAGGAGGTTGCCGCCGGCATCTTCAAGATCAACACGGCGGTTTCAGCCTTTCGCCGCCTTGTTGACGCCGTCGGAACTGCCAAGGACACTCCCGACCATCGCCAAAAGCT GCATAATACTAGGCAGAGGATTTTGCAGTTAGTGAAGGAAACTTCTGCTAAGCTCAAGGCCTTGAGCGAATCAGACCATCAATCTAATGTCAAT CCAAATAAGAAAGTAGAGGATGCAAAGCTTGCAAGGGATTTCCAAGCGACATTGCAGGAGTTCCAAAATGCTCAGCAGCTTTCATCTCAGCGGGAATCCACTTACTCCCCCGTTCTTCCTCCTCAAACAAT CCCTGAATCTGGTGGTGAGCAATCAGAACCGACCATGGAAGAGGAGAAGAAACCTTTAGTGATGGAACAAAG GTTAGAGATACTTCTGCTTGATAATGAAATATCATTCAACGAGGCAATGATTGAGGAAAGGGAACATGGTATAAGAGAGATAGAACAGCAAATTGGAGAAGCAAATGAAATCTTTAAGGATCTTGCAGTTCTTGTTCATGAGCAGGGAGTTACCATTG atgacataCACTCAAACATTGATAACTCTGCTGCTGCAACAAGCCAGGCAAAAGTTATGTTGGCCAAGGCTAACAAAAGCACAAAAATCAAAAGCTCATGG TGCTGGTGGGGGCTGGCAGCTGTTGTTATAGTGGTGATCATCATTGTCCTTGCGGTTGTCTTATAG
- the LOC139881010 gene encoding uncharacterized protein, with the protein MPPNRLTTNPRRTNAFVWCVATICTIISIAVIILGVTVVVGYIVIHPRVPIISVVGAYLNDFLYDGVGHLQVHMIIRIKAQNDNQKAHASFSSSRFTLKFDERKIAYLENRAFDVQKNFSVDFDYPVTSSVIPLNAEQMELVDTSLRDDRVSFELEGSVGARWKVGPLGSFKFDLNLNCVLNFNEIPIRFLTTRGEHLSLKDVSLVMENGDEWSIKLLNESSKVWLHHGFAKFLEFYSIKQGQ; encoded by the exons ATGCCACCAAACAGGCTCACAACCAATCCACGTCGGACTAACGCATTTGTTTGGTGTGTAGCTACAATCTGCACGATCATCTCCATTGCCGTGATCATCTTGGGGGTCACCGTCGTAGTCGGCTACATTGTCATTCATCCTAGAGTTCCGATTATAAGCGTTGTTGGAGCATATTTAAACGACTTCCTCTATGACGGAGTTGGCCATCTTCAAGTACATATGATTATCAGAATTAAAGCTCAAAATGACAATCAAAAGGCTCACGCGAGTTTTTCTAGTTCACGATTTACGCTCAAATTCGACGAGAGGAAGATTGCGTATCTCGAAAATAGAGCGTTTGACGTGCAGAAGAACTTTTCCGTCGATTTTGATTATCCGGTCACTTCTAGTGTAATTCCGTTAAACGCGGAACAAATGGAGCTAGTGGATACTTCCTTGAGGGATGATCGAGTGAGTTTCGAGTTAGAAGGGAGCGTCGGAGCTCGTTGGAAAGTCGGACCGCTTGGTTCTTTTAAATTTGATTTAAATTTAAATTGTGTACTGAATTTTAAT GAGATTCCGATTAGGTTCTTGACAACACGAGGAGAACACTTGTCCTTGAAAGACGTGTCTTTGGTGATGGAGAATGGCGATGAATGGTCTATCAAGTTATTGAATGAAAGTAGTAAAGTTTGGCTTCATCATGGATTCGCAAAGTTTTTGGAATTCTACTCCATTAAGCAGGGACAGTGA
- the LOC139881012 gene encoding uncharacterized protein produces MAGAFIYQIFTSTSLFSVGLYHIISTTRNFLRSPQSFSAKPYHPFPASSSSPSSSSPSSSSSTHHHQNRFLKHTQLYLTILCLLIALTHQILLSTDSDPLLKGRTPVHRLISLQSFAVILLFLILAAALLLSDAYVLPLPSDLFFALAAAAFFLQYSVSSSDANVQISDLQAKCDSVFARISLLASGLCLILSLKPNLFIFDVGFGGSICLLGLWELQTGLSLYVDAFIPEGCHKLLDVTSGVEGSTKCDLEESKLRAVAILDLMFLFHVMVVLLLVMISYVVVAKCIGIRRLGSYEALSTTINAADSTHIQMKALTGTQA; encoded by the coding sequence ATGGCTGGAGCTTTCATCTACCAAATATTCACATCAACTTCACTATTCTCAGTTGGTCTCTACCACATCATCTCCACTACTCGAAACTTTCTCAGATCACCTCAATCTTTCTCTGCAAAACCCTACCACCCATTCCCCGCTTCTTCATCTTCTCCGTCGTCGTCTTCTCCATCTTCATCGTCATCAACCCATCATCATCAAAATCGATTCTTAAAGCATACCCAACTGTATCTCACAATCCTCTGCCTATTAATAGCATTGACCCACCAAATCTTACTCTCTACAGACTCCGACCCGCTACTCAAAGGCCGAACCCCCGTGCACCGCCTCATTTCGCTCCAATCCTTCGCCGTCATCCTCCTCTTCCTCATCCTCGCCGCCGCCCTCCTCCTCTCCGACGCCTACGTCCTCCCACTCCCTTCCGATCTCTTCTTTGCGTTGGCCGCAGCTGCTTTCTTTCTTCAGTACTCCGTCTCTTCCTCCGACGCCAATGTCCAAATCTCCGATCTACAGGCGAAATGTGACTCTGTCTTCGCTCGTATATCACTTTTAGCTTCTGGGCTGTGTCTGATTTTGTCATTGAAACCAAATTTGTTCATATTCGATGTTGGATTTGGCGGGAGTATATGTTTGCTAGGGCTTTGGGAGTTGCAGACTGGTTTGTCTTTGTATGTCGATGCATTTATCCCGGAAGGTTGTCACAAATTGTTGGACGTGACGAGTGGCGTCGAAGGGTCAACCAAATGTGATCTGGAGGAGTCCAAATTGAGAGCTGTGGCTATTTTGGATCTCATGTTCTTATTCCACGTCATGGTTGTCCTGCTTCTTGTCATGATCAGTTATGTTGTCGTGGCAAAGTGTATTGGGATTAGGAGATTGGGCTCTTATGAAGCATTGTCAACAACCATTAATGCTGCCGATTCGACTCATATTCAGATGAAGGCGTTGACCGGCACTCAGGCTTGA